The DNA region AATACTCACCAACACTTGAAGTCGCATTTAAAATTGCAGAGGTGTTTAATTTACCGCTTGATAACGTCTTTAGCTATCGTTCAGATAAGTAGCGAAACTTTGCATCATATAACTCATACCCCCCTTTAATCTGTCATTCGGGTGTTGTCAGTGAGTTAAGTTATTCGTTAGTCGACTGTATATCGAAACCGAATTTGAATGAAATGTCATTCTGAAACGCTTGGGTTATCGTTGACTATTACAATGAGAGTACTGTGACGGTTTACTAGATAAAGGCAGTTTATTAACGCAGCGTTTATAGCGCTTACGCCATACGGACTTGGTTTCGGCCATTTTGTTTTGCTTGATAGAGTGCTGTATCAGCATTTTTAATCAGGCATTGGTAGTCTTTACATTCAGACGTAAGTCCTGCTATACCAATACTTACTGTAACTCCAATTGAAATAATATCTATGCCAGTATCGCTAGGGATTGCCAATTTTGAGTTTTCCACAACCGTTCGGAGTCGTTCAGCAAGAGTATAAGATGTGAATACTTGAGTTAGAGGGAGGATGACAATAAACTCTTCACCACCATAACGAGCAATTATATCTGACTCTCTTAACGACATTTTAATATTTTGGGCTATATTTTTCAAAACTAAGTCACCAATCTGATGACCATAATTATCATTAATAATCTTGAAATGATCTATATCGATAAGGAAGATGGATAGTGGGTTAGAATAACTTTGTGCCTTTTGTGTTTCTTCTTTGAGGCGACGTTCTAAGTATCTCCGGTTAAATATATCTGTTAGTGGGTCGGTGATATTTTCCTGCTTGAGTGCGTTCATCTGCATGATGTCACTGGTGGTTTTGAGGGACAGGGTACAAACAACCAATACAAAAATAGCACCGCAAAAAAATATAACCGGCACCACTAGATCAAGTGGTTGAGAAAATGTCATCAAGTTAAATTGTGCATATACAATATAACCTACAATGAAGAACAATATCAGCAGAATAAGAAATCCCCAGCTATAGCGTAATCCGCCTGTTGGTAGTTGGCTAAATAGCTTCCAAACTGGTGCGATTGCCATTGCCAGTAATATCGCGCCGCAAATAACGAATCCACTGCCTAATAATGGTAAAGTATCGAGCATTTTGAGTCCTTGCATTGGTGACACTTTAATTTGGAAATGTCTCTTTTTGAGATGTTTTCAATATCGTTGTGAATCTCTTTCTCGGGTCAACCGAAAATGTTAAATACTTGTTTAATAGAATATCAGATGAGCCAGACAGAAAGGTGATGGCTTTCAAAACTTGAGCATTCTCTTATTTAGCTGGTTATGTTGCTTGCCATTAAAGTGAGTGCATATTGTTGTCATTCGGTTGGTTAGTTATTCTTTGCTGTGTGAAGATAACCTATTTACCCGCATCGGACGTTCACCTTTAAGCCCGCTATAACATGTCACTCGTCTTCGATGAGGGGTTTTTACCTAAGCATTAAACAAAAAATACTGCGTAATTTAAAAATTGTTGGCTTCATTTCTTACTACAAAAGCATTAATCTTTGCATTCGAGCCCTGCACAGACAATAATCGCACTGCTTTGGTGTTTCCGCATTTTGGCTTAGCTGATCACAAGACGGCTTCATCCGTGACATCACAATGAGTTTAGTTATTTAAGGTATTCGCAATTTTATGAAATTTAGTCCTTTGGTTGATGAATTAATTCAATCTTTACGTGCTTTGCCAGGTGTCGGCCCTAAGTCTGCACAGCGCATGGCTTTTCAATTACTTGAACGTGAGCGTAAAGCAGGTCTTAAGCTTGCCGATTCATTGCAAAAAGCCATGTCTGAAGTTGGTCATTGCCAAAGTTGCCGGACATTTACCGAACAAGACCTATGCCCGATATGCAGTAGTCACCGTCGAATTAATTCAGGGATTATTTGTGTGGTGGAAACACCTGCCGATGTGCTTGCTATTGAAGCCGGTGGACATTTTAATGGTCGTTATTTTGTGTTGTTAGGGCATTTGTCACCGTTAGACGGTGTTGGTCCTGAAGAGTTGGGTTTAGCGTTACTTGAGCGCCACTTAACCTCTGATGAGGTGAGTGAGCTTATTTTGGCGACTAATCCGACCGTTGAGGGTGATGCTACTGCACATTTCATTGCTGATATGGCTAGAAGACACAATGTTGTGATCAGTCGTATTGCTCATGGTGTTCCGGTAGGTGGGGAGCTTGAATACGTCGATAGCACCACCTTAGCATTATCTTTCAATGGCCGTATTCCTTTGTAACAAAG from Shewanella polaris includes:
- a CDS encoding GGDEF domain-containing protein; this encodes MQGLKMLDTLPLLGSGFVICGAILLAMAIAPVWKLFSQLPTGGLRYSWGFLILLILFFIVGYIVYAQFNLMTFSQPLDLVVPVIFFCGAIFVLVVCTLSLKTTSDIMQMNALKQENITDPLTDIFNRRYLERRLKEETQKAQSYSNPLSIFLIDIDHFKIINDNYGHQIGDLVLKNIAQNIKMSLRESDIIARYGGEEFIVILPLTQVFTSYTLAERLRTVVENSKLAIPSDTGIDIISIGVTVSIGIAGLTSECKDYQCLIKNADTALYQAKQNGRNQVRMA
- the recR gene encoding recombination mediator RecR; the protein is MKFSPLVDELIQSLRALPGVGPKSAQRMAFQLLERERKAGLKLADSLQKAMSEVGHCQSCRTFTEQDLCPICSSHRRINSGIICVVETPADVLAIEAGGHFNGRYFVLLGHLSPLDGVGPEELGLALLERHLTSDEVSELILATNPTVEGDATAHFIADMARRHNVVISRIAHGVPVGGELEYVDSTTLALSFNGRIPL